A part of Microbulbifer sp. MI-G genomic DNA contains:
- the atpE gene encoding F0F1 ATP synthase subunit C, translating into MEALGLVYIASALLIGLGALGTAIGFGTLGGKLLEGSARQPEQAPALQGKMFLMAGLLDAVPMIGVGIAMYLIFAVAPGLV; encoded by the coding sequence ATGGAAGCATTAGGTCTGGTTTATATCGCAAGCGCACTGCTGATTGGTCTGGGTGCGCTGGGTACCGCGATCGGTTTCGGCACCCTGGGTGGCAAGCTGCTGGAGGGTTCCGCTCGCCAGCCGGAACAGGCCCCGGCCCTGCAGGGCAAAATGTTCCTGATGGCCGGTCTGCTGGATGCGGTTCCCATGATCGGGGTTGGTATCGCCATGTACCTGATCTTCGCCGTTGCGCCTGGTTTGGTTTAA